The proteins below are encoded in one region of Heliomicrobium gestii:
- the ptsP gene encoding phosphoenolpyruvate--protein phosphotransferase: MTTLIGRGVVTGVALGRIKRPAQDLTAWLDRYVPGTVDEEAARLERALAGAKGQLLAIRSGPAVDDTLAAIMDAHLLMLDDPGLIEGIGEKIREGIGAPPAVIEACEAYAGLFASLDDPYLRERAADVRDIGRRVAGLLLGVDRENVEPPETPDDGAQDAQNVQDSHGAASAVVLCAPDIEPSVVAAYPPGRLQALLLGQGSTTSHAVIIAKARGIVTVVGLGDALEQIPDGAEVIVDGATGEVSLSPPAPERHAALARIAEQAERRQRDLAEAALPAVTRDGVTVQLAANIGVPGEVENARALGAEGVGLFRSEFLFMGRDTFPSEEEQFLAYRQAAEGCGGHICVIRTLDIGGDKPLPHLAIAKEHNPFLGWRAIRISLERTELFRTQVKAILRAGCHGKVAIMLPMVISAGEIRQARALVAEAATELTAEGRPFAAHVPVGIMIETPAAAATAHLLAPACDFFSIGTNDLVQYTLAVDRGNAKVASLYSHFHPAVLRLIDATIQAARRQGIWVGMCGEMAGDPLATPLLVGMGIDELSMSAPSIPRVKAVIRRLSTAEARSLRDAALALDDAAAIRAYLEEMRTPPSA, translated from the coding sequence GTGACAACCTTGATTGGCAGAGGCGTGGTGACCGGTGTCGCCCTGGGCCGGATCAAGCGTCCGGCTCAGGACTTGACGGCATGGTTGGACCGCTATGTTCCCGGAACCGTTGACGAAGAGGCGGCCAGGCTGGAGCGTGCGCTCGCTGGCGCAAAAGGCCAGTTGCTGGCGATCCGCTCCGGTCCGGCCGTTGACGACACCCTGGCCGCCATTATGGACGCCCATTTGCTGATGCTCGATGACCCGGGACTGATCGAAGGCATTGGGGAAAAAATCCGGGAGGGCATAGGCGCTCCCCCGGCGGTGATCGAAGCCTGTGAAGCCTATGCCGGATTGTTTGCGTCCCTCGATGATCCCTATCTGCGGGAGCGGGCGGCCGACGTCCGGGACATTGGCCGCCGCGTCGCCGGGCTGCTGCTCGGTGTGGATCGCGAGAACGTCGAACCGCCCGAGACGCCGGACGATGGCGCGCAAGACGCGCAAAACGTCCAAGACTCTCATGGCGCAGCGAGCGCTGTTGTACTCTGCGCACCCGATATCGAGCCCTCCGTGGTGGCCGCCTACCCGCCGGGGCGACTGCAAGCCCTGCTCCTGGGACAAGGGAGCACCACCTCTCATGCTGTCATCATCGCCAAAGCCCGGGGGATTGTCACCGTCGTCGGCCTCGGTGATGCCCTAGAGCAGATCCCCGACGGGGCGGAGGTTATCGTCGACGGCGCAACGGGCGAGGTGAGCCTGTCGCCCCCTGCGCCGGAGCGCCACGCCGCCCTTGCGCGGATCGCCGAGCAGGCGGAGCGACGGCAGCGGGATTTGGCGGAGGCCGCCTTGCCGGCTGTCACCCGGGACGGGGTGACGGTCCAACTGGCGGCCAACATCGGCGTGCCGGGCGAGGTGGAGAATGCCCGGGCGCTGGGGGCCGAAGGCGTCGGCCTGTTTCGCAGCGAGTTTCTCTTTATGGGGCGGGACACCTTTCCGAGCGAAGAGGAGCAGTTTCTCGCCTATCGCCAGGCGGCCGAGGGCTGCGGCGGTCACATCTGTGTCATCCGCACCCTTGACATCGGCGGCGACAAGCCCCTCCCCCACCTGGCAATCGCCAAAGAGCACAACCCCTTTTTGGGCTGGCGGGCCATCCGCATCAGCCTGGAACGGACCGAACTGTTCCGGACTCAGGTAAAGGCCATCCTCCGGGCCGGTTGCCATGGAAAAGTGGCCATTATGCTCCCCATGGTGATCAGCGCCGGCGAAATTCGCCAGGCCCGCGCCCTTGTGGCCGAGGCGGCGACGGAACTGACCGCGGAGGGGCGCCCATTTGCCGCCCATGTCCCCGTCGGCATCATGATCGAGACCCCGGCGGCTGCCGCCACGGCGCACCTCTTGGCGCCGGCCTGTGATTTCTTCAGCATCGGCACGAATGATCTCGTCCAGTACACCCTTGCGGTCGATCGGGGCAACGCGAAGGTGGCGTCCCTGTACAGCCACTTTCATCCCGCTGTGCTCCGGCTCATCGACGCCACCATCCAGGCGGCGCGCCGGCAGGGGATCTGGGTGGGCATGTGCGGCGAGATGGCCGGCGATCCCCTGGCGACGCCCCTTCTGGTCGGCATGGGCATCGACGAACTGAGCATGAGCGCTCCGTCGATTCCGCGGGTCAAGGCGGTCATCCGTCGCCTCTCCACCGCCGAGGCCCGGTCGCTGCGGGACGCCGCGCTCGCCCTCGATGATGCCGCCGCTATCCGGGCCTATCTGGAAGAAATGCGCACGCCCCCATCGGCGTAA
- a CDS encoding HPr family phosphocarrier protein produces MFPLTEIQLVLTNPTGLHARPAAQFVQTAARFKSKVRIIAGGKTADAKSILNVMTLGLKHGAAFTVSADGEDEAECLAALQALVESKFGEG; encoded by the coding sequence GTGTTTCCGTTGACCGAGATTCAGCTGGTCCTGACGAATCCCACGGGCCTGCACGCGCGGCCGGCGGCCCAGTTTGTCCAGACAGCCGCCCGGTTTAAAAGCAAAGTCCGGATCATCGCCGGCGGCAAGACCGCCGATGCCAAGAGTATTTTGAACGTCATGACCCTGGGACTGAAACACGGCGCCGCCTTTACGGTGTCCGCCGACGGCGAAGACGAAGCCGAATGCTTGGCCGCCTTGCAGGCGCTGGTTGAGAGCAAATTCGGCGAAGGGTAG
- the dhaM gene encoding dihydroxyacetone kinase phosphoryl donor subunit DhaM yields MVGIVIVSHSAKVAEGICDLAGQMARADQKILAAGGMADGSIGTDAVRVSEAIQAAWSDDGVLVLVDLGSAVLSTDMALELLDESMRAKVRVADAPILEGAISAVVEASVGSLLEQVLATAEGAREMRKIL; encoded by the coding sequence ATGGTTGGCATCGTGATCGTCTCCCACAGCGCCAAAGTCGCCGAGGGCATCTGTGACCTGGCCGGTCAGATGGCAAGGGCCGATCAAAAAATCCTGGCCGCCGGCGGCATGGCCGACGGGTCCATCGGCACCGACGCCGTCCGGGTGAGTGAAGCCATTCAGGCCGCCTGGAGCGACGACGGCGTGCTCGTTCTCGTCGATCTGGGCAGCGCCGTCCTCAGCACCGACATGGCCCTGGAACTGCTCGACGAATCGATGCGGGCGAAGGTCCGCGTCGCCGACGCGCCGATCCTGGAAGGGGCCATCAGCGCCGTTGTCGAGGCATCTGTCGGCAGCCTGCTGGAACAGGTGCTCGCCACCGCCGAAGGCGCCCGGGAGATGCGCAAGATTCTGTAG
- the dhaL gene encoding dihydroxyacetone kinase subunit DhaL, which produces MEVTRLNNRAIDLIGAVADAIVENKEFLTSLDAAIGDADHGINMARGVEAVRAKVTAAPGADIGALLKTTGMTLISTVGGASGPLYGTAFMRAAGAAQGKTELDGETVKQMLAAAIQGIKDRGKAARGEKTMLDALEPAFDAFVESLEAQKPLVDCLEAATEAARQGVAFTKTIIATKGRASYLGERSLGHQDPGATSSTILLATITDFCRKAQ; this is translated from the coding sequence ATGGAGGTGACCCGGTTGAACAACCGAGCGATTGACCTGATCGGGGCGGTGGCAGACGCCATCGTGGAAAATAAAGAGTTTCTGACCTCGCTCGACGCCGCCATCGGCGACGCCGACCACGGCATCAACATGGCCCGCGGCGTCGAAGCGGTGCGGGCGAAGGTGACCGCCGCGCCCGGCGCCGACATCGGCGCCCTGCTGAAGACGACCGGCATGACCTTGATTTCCACTGTCGGCGGCGCGTCAGGCCCCCTCTACGGCACGGCCTTCATGCGCGCCGCCGGGGCGGCCCAAGGCAAGACAGAGCTGGACGGTGAGACGGTCAAACAGATGCTGGCCGCCGCCATCCAGGGGATCAAGGACCGGGGGAAAGCCGCCCGGGGCGAGAAGACGATGCTCGACGCCCTCGAACCGGCCTTTGACGCCTTTGTCGAGAGTTTGGAGGCCCAAAAGCCGCTCGTCGACTGCCTGGAAGCAGCCACCGAAGCGGCCCGGCAGGGTGTGGCCTTTACCAAGACCATCATCGCCACCAAGGGGCGGGCCAGTTACCTCGGCGAACGGAGCCTAGGGCATCAAGATCCTGGCGCCACGTCGTCCACGATCCTCCTCGCCACCATCACCGATTTTTGCCGCAAGGCGCAGTAA
- the dhaK gene encoding dihydroxyacetone kinase subunit DhaK, with amino-acid sequence MKKVINNAEQVVEEMLQGIVLAHPQYVKRVEGFDVIVRANAPVAGKVALVSGGGSGHEPSHGGFVGRGMLDGAVAGAVFTSPTPDQVYEAVKAVDSGKGVLLVIKNYTGDIMNFEMAAEMAEAENIKVAKVVVNDDVAVENSTWTTGRRGIAGTVFVHKIAGAKAETGASLEEVKAVADKVVANVRSMGMALSPCTVPAAGKPSFTLAEDEVEIGMGIHGEPGTHREAIGSADQTAAHLLDKILADMAPAAGDEVAVLVNGLGATPLMELYVVNRKVAEVLGGKGIQIAKTFVGNYMTSLEMAGFSITLLKLDAELKELLLAPADTPALVQF; translated from the coding sequence GTGAAAAAGGTCATCAACAACGCGGAACAGGTCGTCGAAGAAATGCTCCAGGGCATCGTTCTCGCCCATCCCCAATATGTGAAGCGGGTCGAAGGGTTCGACGTCATCGTCCGGGCCAACGCCCCGGTTGCCGGCAAGGTTGCCCTGGTCAGCGGCGGCGGCAGCGGTCATGAACCGTCCCACGGCGGCTTTGTCGGTCGCGGCATGCTCGACGGCGCGGTGGCCGGCGCTGTTTTCACCTCTCCGACGCCCGACCAGGTCTATGAGGCCGTCAAGGCCGTTGACAGCGGCAAAGGCGTCCTGCTGGTGATCAAAAACTATACCGGCGACATCATGAACTTCGAAATGGCCGCCGAGATGGCCGAAGCCGAAAACATTAAGGTGGCCAAGGTCGTCGTCAACGACGACGTGGCCGTCGAAAACAGCACTTGGACCACGGGCCGCCGCGGCATCGCCGGCACCGTCTTCGTCCATAAGATCGCCGGCGCCAAGGCGGAAACGGGCGCCAGCCTGGAAGAAGTCAAAGCGGTCGCCGACAAAGTGGTCGCCAATGTGCGCTCCATGGGCATGGCCCTCTCGCCTTGCACCGTGCCGGCGGCGGGCAAACCAAGCTTCACCCTGGCCGAAGATGAAGTGGAGATCGGCATGGGCATCCACGGCGAGCCGGGCACCCACCGCGAAGCCATCGGCAGCGCCGATCAAACGGCGGCCCACCTGCTCGATAAGATCCTGGCCGACATGGCCCCCGCCGCCGGCGACGAAGTGGCCGTCCTGGTGAACGGCCTCGGCGCCACCCCCTTGATGGAACTCTATGTGGTCAACCGCAAGGTGGCTGAGGTCCTCGGCGGCAAAGGCATCCAGATCGCCAAGACCTTTGTGGGCAACTACATGACCTCCCTGGAGATGGCCGGCTTCTCCATCACACTGCTGAAGCTGGACGCCGAACTGAAAGAACTGCTGCTGGCTCCCGCCGACACGCCGGCCTTGGTGCAGTTCTAA
- a CDS encoding sigma 54-interacting transcriptional regulator gives MTKPHYSLTNETKAIIRHEKGLHARVAAMIVQKSSELQSRHQVALYLRHRDRPPIPATTLLQLIALAVQPGDALWVSARAPEVAKEERIPPSVDGRCGDGSRGEGTTKNAAVTNGAGASGSGRDRPAGDAAPADLAVKELVRFLESDFAVSDDQIQHQIDNLLQDSALTAGQVFSSMADGLIVTDAQDVVTVFNPAAERIMGLRAGDVLGRKAVDAIPGSRMHIVSGTGQPELGRRQVIGGAVILTNRTPIVDDGQIKGAVAVFEDISALEKVTHELQDVKELKERLQLILESVQDGICVVDREGRVSYVNPAYARIVNGRRDDLIGQDVRVISPKGARRQALDTGRPVLGHVAQKTGEMTVVADAYPIIVDGAVTGVVSIVKTLTDAQSLAEKLNRMAARAEYLEAELRRTKKSAGAFARFIGQSGKVRDALAMAEKAAEGPSTVLIRGESGTGKELVAEGIHESGPRAKGPYIRVNCAAIPETLLESELFGHEKGAFTGAIKRKLGKFELAHRGTLFLDEIGEMDKGMQAKLLRVLQQKEVSRVGGEETFKVDVKIIAATNQDLEKLVAEGRFREDLYYRLNVIPILLPPLRERREDIPLLVEHFLEAAGREQGKAILGLGSDALAALMTYAWPGNVRELANLIERVVTLSDGPWITRADLPTYLQERGGEEEPTATSVSTVESALPLHSGALTGEAVTVAKGKVTDGEAEGEAIHAPLLTWEEYEQQIITLALRRHGSYNAAAKALGLTHKTVAAKARKFGIEKSGGDRWIGEKEEGMGKSING, from the coding sequence TTGACCAAGCCCCATTATTCCCTAACCAATGAGACAAAAGCGATCATCCGCCATGAAAAGGGCCTCCACGCTCGTGTGGCCGCCATGATCGTGCAAAAATCGAGCGAACTGCAATCCCGGCACCAGGTGGCGCTCTATCTGCGTCACCGCGATCGCCCGCCCATACCGGCCACCACATTGCTGCAACTGATCGCACTGGCCGTGCAGCCCGGCGACGCCCTCTGGGTGTCGGCGAGAGCGCCGGAAGTGGCGAAAGAGGAACGTATCCCCCCTTCCGTTGATGGCCGCTGCGGCGACGGGTCTCGCGGGGAGGGAACGACCAAGAACGCAGCGGTCACGAATGGAGCGGGTGCGAGCGGATCGGGCAGGGATAGGCCTGCCGGTGATGCAGCCCCGGCCGATCTGGCCGTGAAAGAACTCGTCCGCTTTCTCGAAAGCGATTTTGCCGTTTCCGATGATCAGATCCAGCACCAGATCGACAACCTCTTGCAGGACAGCGCTCTGACGGCCGGGCAGGTTTTTTCCAGCATGGCCGACGGATTGATCGTCACCGACGCCCAGGATGTGGTCACCGTCTTCAACCCGGCGGCGGAGCGGATCATGGGCCTGCGGGCCGGCGATGTGCTCGGCCGGAAGGCCGTTGACGCCATTCCTGGTTCACGCATGCACATCGTCAGCGGGACAGGACAGCCGGAACTCGGTCGGCGGCAGGTGATCGGCGGCGCCGTCATCCTCACCAACCGGACGCCCATCGTCGACGACGGCCAGATCAAGGGCGCTGTCGCCGTCTTTGAAGACATCTCGGCGCTGGAGAAAGTGACCCACGAACTGCAGGACGTCAAGGAACTGAAAGAACGGCTGCAACTGATCCTCGAGTCGGTGCAGGACGGCATCTGCGTTGTTGACCGGGAGGGCCGCGTCTCCTATGTCAACCCTGCCTACGCCCGCATCGTCAACGGCCGCCGGGACGATCTGATCGGGCAGGATGTGCGGGTGATCTCGCCGAAGGGGGCGCGGCGGCAGGCGCTCGACACGGGCCGGCCCGTCCTCGGCCATGTGGCCCAAAAGACCGGCGAGATGACCGTCGTCGCCGACGCCTACCCCATCATCGTCGACGGCGCGGTGACGGGCGTCGTGTCGATCGTCAAGACCTTAACCGACGCCCAGTCGCTGGCGGAAAAACTGAATCGCATGGCCGCCCGCGCCGAGTACCTTGAAGCGGAACTGCGGCGGACGAAAAAATCCGCCGGGGCCTTCGCGCGTTTCATCGGCCAGAGCGGGAAGGTGCGCGACGCATTGGCCATGGCCGAAAAAGCGGCCGAAGGGCCGTCGACGGTGCTCATCCGGGGGGAGAGCGGCACCGGCAAGGAACTGGTCGCCGAAGGCATCCACGAGTCGGGGCCGCGGGCCAAGGGTCCCTACATCCGCGTCAACTGCGCCGCCATCCCGGAGACCCTTTTGGAGAGCGAACTCTTCGGTCACGAAAAGGGGGCCTTCACCGGCGCCATCAAACGCAAGCTGGGCAAATTCGAACTGGCCCACCGGGGCACGCTCTTTCTCGATGAGATCGGCGAGATGGACAAGGGCATGCAAGCCAAGCTGCTCCGCGTGCTGCAGCAAAAAGAGGTCAGCCGCGTCGGCGGCGAGGAGACCTTCAAGGTCGACGTGAAGATCATTGCCGCCACCAATCAGGATCTCGAAAAGTTGGTGGCCGAAGGCCGCTTTCGCGAAGACCTCTACTACCGGCTGAACGTCATCCCCATTCTCCTGCCGCCGCTGCGCGAGCGCCGAGAGGACATCCCCCTGCTGGTGGAACACTTCCTCGAAGCAGCCGGACGGGAACAGGGCAAGGCGATCCTCGGCCTTGGCAGTGACGCCTTGGCGGCCTTGATGACCTACGCCTGGCCGGGAAACGTGCGGGAATTGGCCAACCTGATCGAGCGGGTGGTCACCTTGAGCGACGGCCCCTGGATCACCCGGGCAGACCTGCCCACATACCTGCAAGAGCGGGGGGGCGAAGAGGAGCCAACGGCCACCTCTGTTTCTACGGTGGAGAGCGCCCTTCCATTACATAGCGGCGCTCTGACGGGGGAGGCCGTCACCGTCGCAAAGGGGAAAGTTACCGATGGGGAAGCAGAGGGGGAAGCGATCCATGCGCCGCTGCTGACCTGGGAAGAGTATGAACAGCAGATCATCACCCTCGCCTTGCGCCGGCACGGCAGCTACAACGCCGCCGCCAAGGCCCTGGGCCTGACCCATAAAACGGTGGCGGCCAAGGCGCGCAAGTTTGGCATCGAAAAGAGTGGTGGCGACCGGTGGATTGGGGAAAAAGAAGAGGGGATGGGAAAAAGTATCAACGGTTGA
- a CDS encoding DUF421 domain-containing protein gives MEYLAVTVRIVTILGLLLVLTLLTGRRKIGELPVFDFLVVITIGSIVGADIAEPPVNHLPTVYAVILVILIQTTFSYLSMKYRPFGRLINFEPIVVIENGQFVKANLRKLRYTVDNVLMMLREEGIFDLRDVEFAIIESTGRLSVLKKSQKQPLTPRDLQIHTGYQGLSIPVITEGNVDDIALLRLGLSRDWLASQLNAQGILSEKDVFFATVNSDGSLYASKGREHLNPAHLFHQ, from the coding sequence ATGGAGTATCTGGCAGTTACCGTCAGAATCGTCACCATCCTGGGACTTCTGCTCGTTCTCACCTTGCTGACAGGCCGGAGAAAGATCGGTGAATTGCCCGTCTTTGACTTCCTTGTCGTCATCACCATCGGCTCCATCGTCGGCGCCGACATCGCCGAGCCTCCTGTAAACCACCTGCCGACGGTGTACGCGGTCATCCTGGTCATTCTAATACAAACGACCTTCAGTTACCTGTCGATGAAGTATCGCCCCTTTGGCCGCCTCATCAACTTTGAACCCATCGTGGTCATCGAAAACGGCCAATTCGTCAAAGCTAACCTCCGGAAGCTGCGGTACACCGTCGACAACGTGCTCATGATGCTGCGGGAAGAGGGGATCTTCGACCTGAGGGACGTGGAGTTTGCCATCATCGAATCAACAGGGCGGCTCAGCGTGTTGAAAAAATCGCAAAAACAGCCCCTCACGCCGCGCGATCTGCAGATCCACACAGGCTACCAGGGGCTCTCCATTCCCGTTATCACGGAAGGAAACGTCGATGACATCGCCCTGCTCCGACTGGGCCTAAGCCGCGACTGGCTGGCATCCCAACTCAACGCCCAGGGGATCCTTTCTGAAAAGGACGTCTTTTTCGCCACCGTCAACAGCGATGGTTCCCTCTACGCGTCGAAGGGACGGGAGCACCTCAATCCCGCTCACCTCTTTCACCAATAA